From the genome of Salarias fasciatus chromosome 22, fSalaFa1.1, whole genome shotgun sequence:
tctgctctgtgattggtcgaagtatctctctgctctgtgattggtcgaagtatctctctgctctgtgattggccgAAGCGTCTCTGAAGCATccctgtcccctgtctgtcTCCAGAAGGAGCCTGCGGACTCGTccagctcctcgtcctcgtcctctctgtcctccgtGAAGCCGTCTCCCGGAGAGAAGCCGTCCTCCAAGTCTTCCGGTCTGgacgctcctcctgctcctcctcctccgtcctcctcctcgtcctcgtcttcgGCGCTGCGTCCGGCGGTATGTCCCCGCTggtgctgcagacaggaagtggacgcGTGTGTCCTGGTGTCTCAGCTCTGGttgtgtctgcaggtggaggcctTCATGAAGCAGTTACCCAGAATCCTCCCCCGGAGCTCCCTCCCCGATAAGACGCTCTCCGTCCGATCCTCGCCGCCCTCGCTGGCGCCCAAAGACGCCTCCGGCGTGGGCGGAGCATCTGGACCCGGaggtcccgccgccgccgccgccgccagcggcGGGGGGGTGAAGGTCATCGCCATGGCGACGCTGCCCCAGCAGCAGGGCGGCCCCGTCCCGGTGATGATCCTGCCGCAGAGCTGCCTGTCCTACGACCGAGACAaggtggccccgccccctcctgccAGCCCCTCCCAGCAGCCCGGCccggccacgcccacctccgTGGTGCAGAAAGCCAAAGGCGGCGCCAAGCGGCCGGCGGAGGCGGGGCCTTCGGGAGGCGCCCCTCCGGTCAAACGGAAACGCGGACGGCCGAGGAAGCCCCGCCCCGAGGACTCGCTCCCCGCCCCTCCCCACCCCGCCGTCCCGGcgccgccccctcccccgcccaTCATCACGTCCCTGAGCGGCGGCGTCATCCAGAAggcctcgtcctcgtcctcgtcctcgtcctcgcagccgctgctggagctggtgATCCAGGAGCCGCCGGGGGGCCTGGTCTTCAGCCCGCTGCCCGCCGTGTCCGAGCCGGggcggcggctgctggagcaccgcggcggcggcggcggcggcggcgtggtgGTGCAGTGTCAGCCCGGCGCGCCGGCCGAGCCCGAGCGCCACGGCCGGCCCCTGCTGCTCTTCCAGAGTCCGGGCAGCTCCGGCTGGGAgctggcggcggcgggacgCACGCCGATGGTGGAGGTCATCCAGAAGGCGCCTCGGcccgacggcggcggcgccgcacCTCCGCCCGCCGCGCAGCTCCACCCCaaccctccgcccccccccgcccagcACCACCACGTTGCAGAGGTGGAGATCACACTGGAGCCCGTGGAGCCGTACGCCactcctccgcccgccgccgccgcctccgacaagctggaggaggcgcCAGGGGGCGGCGCCTCCTCCCAGGGGGAGGGGCTCTAGATCTTCTTCCTGATTGGTGGAAATCCCACAttggctgcagcagagagccaATCGGATGAATGAAGCCAAACTGAAACGCTGCTCCCAGTcagactcctcctcttcctcctcctcttcctcctcctcctcttcctcctcctcctcttcctcctcttcctcctcctcttcctcttcctcctcctcatcatcct
Proteins encoded in this window:
- the rfx5 gene encoding DNA-binding protein RFX5 isoform X1, whose protein sequence is MSEDQRYSRADACRRTDGGLEAAEGETEPSMLLSKLKSNISKNVQTKVDQILQDVQSFSDNDKLYLYLQLPSGPSAGDKSSGDSTSFNTADQLHTCNWIRSHLEEHSDTCLPKQDVYETYRRYCENLQHRPLSAANFGKIIRDIFPNIKARRLGGRGQSKYCYSGIRRKTVLNMPLLPNLDLKSDPAELTELVQTYKQEVTEAACELICDWAQKILKRSFDTVVEIARYLIQEHIVNPRCSQAELVASAALAGGPAKTHKVIKKAPVVSKVDGDNAADQKKEPADSSSSSSSSSLSSVKPSPGEKPSSKSSGLDAPPAPPPPSSSSSSSSALRPAVEAFMKQLPRILPRSSLPDKTLSVRSSPPSLAPKDASGVGGASGPGGPAAAAAASGGGVKVIAMATLPQQQGGPVPVMILPQSCLSYDRDKVAPPPPASPSQQPGPATPTSVVQKAKGGAKRPAEAGPSGGAPPVKRKRGRPRKPRPEDSLPAPPHPAVPAPPPPPPIITSLSGGVIQKASSSSSSSSSQPLLELVIQEPPGGLVFSPLPAVSEPGRRLLEHRGGGGGGGVVVQCQPGAPAEPERHGRPLLLFQSPGSSGWELAAAGRTPMVEVIQKAPRPDGGGAAPPPAAQLHPNPPPPPAQHHHVAEVEITLEPVEPYATPPPAAAASDKLEEAPGGGASSQGEGL
- the rfx5 gene encoding DNA-binding protein RFX5 isoform X2, which translates into the protein MSEDQRYSRADACRRTDGGLEAAEGETEPSMLLSKLKSNISKNVQTKVDQILQDVQSFSDNDKLYLYLQLPSGPSAGDKSGDSTSFNTADQLHTCNWIRSHLEEHSDTCLPKQDVYETYRRYCENLQHRPLSAANFGKIIRDIFPNIKARRLGGRGQSKYCYSGIRRKTVLNMPLLPNLDLKSDPAELTELVQTYKQEVTEAACELICDWAQKILKRSFDTVVEIARYLIQEHIVNPRCSQAELVASAALAGGPAKTHKVIKKAPVVSKVDGDNAADQKKEPADSSSSSSSSSLSSVKPSPGEKPSSKSSGLDAPPAPPPPSSSSSSSSALRPAVEAFMKQLPRILPRSSLPDKTLSVRSSPPSLAPKDASGVGGASGPGGPAAAAAASGGGVKVIAMATLPQQQGGPVPVMILPQSCLSYDRDKVAPPPPASPSQQPGPATPTSVVQKAKGGAKRPAEAGPSGGAPPVKRKRGRPRKPRPEDSLPAPPHPAVPAPPPPPPIITSLSGGVIQKASSSSSSSSSQPLLELVIQEPPGGLVFSPLPAVSEPGRRLLEHRGGGGGGGVVVQCQPGAPAEPERHGRPLLLFQSPGSSGWELAAAGRTPMVEVIQKAPRPDGGGAAPPPAAQLHPNPPPPPAQHHHVAEVEITLEPVEPYATPPPAAAASDKLEEAPGGGASSQGEGL